In Rhodothermales bacterium, the genomic stretch TCCTCGCCCTTTCGGATGTGTGCGTCGTTCACCTGAAAGCGACGCCCCTGTTTCGCACCGTGATCCCTTCGAAATTGTTCGAGGCCATGGCCATGCGCAAACCGATCCTGCTGGGGGTAGAAGGAGAGTCCAAGGAGCTCGTCGAGGAGGCGGACGCCGGCATTGCGTTTACTCCCGAGGATGTGGCCGGGCTGGTGGCCGGCGTGGAACGACTCCGAAACGATACAGCCCTGTACCTGCGGCTGGCCACACACGGTCACGCTTACGTCCACCGCCACCACGATCGGCGCGAACTCGCGCGTCGGTACGCCGCGCTGCTCGGCGATGTAGCCGGTTCACCAATTCAACATGAAAAGTGCAACGTGCGAAATGAAAAAGTGCAAAATGCAAAATGAGGTTCTGCTTCCCAGAGAAACCTGCCAACCTGCCAACCTGTAACCTGCTCCCTGCCCCATGAAAGTCTTCAACGTCGTCGGCGCTCGCCCCAACTTCATGAAAATCGGGCCCTTACACCGCGCTTTTACACGCAGCGGGGTGTTCGAATCCGTTATCGTCCATACGGGGCAGCATTATGACGAGCGCATGAGCGATGTCTTTTTCACCCAACTCGGGCTGCCGAAGCCAGACATATTCCTCGGGGTGGGAAGCGGCACTCATGCGGCGCAGACCGCGCGGATCATGATCGCGTTCGAAGGGGCGTTGATGGAGCATCGGCCCGACCTCGTGCTCGTCGTGGGGGATGTGAATTCGACGGTGGCGTGTACCCTGGTGGCGGCCAAGTGCGGGGTGCCGGTAGCGCACGTCGAAGCCGGCCTGCGCAGTGGGGACCGCACCATGCCCGAAGAAATCAACCGCATCGTCACGGATAGCATTTCGGACTACCTCTTTGTCACCGAGCAGAGCGGGATGGATAACCTGCGGCGCGAGGGCGTGGCCGACGAAAAAGTGTTCATGGTGGGGAATGTGATGATCGATTCGCTGGTCCAATTTCGGGAAACCGCCTCCGCGAGCCCGATTATGGGCGAACTCGGTCTGAATCGGCGCGGGTTCATCTTGATGACCATGCATCGGCCGGCGAATGTGGACGATGAGGCCCAGCTTGTACTGGTCGTCGAGACCATCGAGCGCCTCTGCGCGGTTTCGGTGGTGGCCATGCCCATGCATCCCCGCACACGCGCACGGTTGGAAGCGACGGGCTTGATGGCCCGGCTCGACGCGCTCTCGAATCTGGTGCTGACCGACCCGCTGGGGTACCTCGAGTTTTTGCGGTTGATGGACAACGCGTCGATCGTCGTGACCGATTCCGGGGGAGTCCAGGAAGAAACTACCTACCTGCGGATTCCATGCCTCACCCTGCGTGATAACACGGAGCGGCCCGTTACGATCGAACTGGGCACCAACGAACTGCTCCCGCTCGACCCGGCCGTCATCCGGGCGCGGGTGGACGCCATCCGCGCCGGCCGGGCGAAACACGGGCGGGTCCCTCCCCTGTGGGATGGGAATGCGGCAAACCGTATCGTGGAGGTGCTGGAGCAGGTGTTTCGGCCGGCAATGTCATGACGAAACGGAAGCAGAGCCGGCCGGGGAAAAAACGACCCGCGTTGGGAGGAAGAAAAGGAAGTATCACACACGTAGAGGGGGGAAGCAACGGATGGGTGTACAAAGAAGTCCCCTGTGGGCTGGATCTCAAAAAAGGACCGATCCTTGATTGAGGAA encodes the following:
- the wecB gene encoding UDP-N-acetylglucosamine 2-epimerase (non-hydrolyzing) — encoded protein: MKVFNVVGARPNFMKIGPLHRAFTRSGVFESVIVHTGQHYDERMSDVFFTQLGLPKPDIFLGVGSGTHAAQTARIMIAFEGALMEHRPDLVLVVGDVNSTVACTLVAAKCGVPVAHVEAGLRSGDRTMPEEINRIVTDSISDYLFVTEQSGMDNLRREGVADEKVFMVGNVMIDSLVQFRETASASPIMGELGLNRRGFILMTMHRPANVDDEAQLVLVVETIERLCAVSVVAMPMHPRTRARLEATGLMARLDALSNLVLTDPLGYLEFLRLMDNASIVVTDSGGVQEETTYLRIPCLTLRDNTERPVTIELGTNELLPLDPAVIRARVDAIRAGRAKHGRVPPLWDGNAANRIVEVLEQVFRPAMS